The proteins below are encoded in one region of Leishmania infantum JPCM5 genome chromosome 16:
- a CDS encoding putative kinesin, translating into MRRAEAIKHNNRVNVYVRVRAFREDETSGDMGQLAVNMDDSAVEVTVPKKGRFTFGFDGCFWSNDRACPSGKASASQEDVFDEVGRPLVENALAGYNAAVMAYGQTGSGKTYTSFGPPGSIGTSQEGLIPRVCNMIFSRAANSAQKGVTYTVSASMLEVYLEDVFDLLNHRKQLSVRNDFTSNTFSVVGQKTVPVNSYMDVLAVLNKAEPLRTFAATNIHDHSSRAHTLFMLEVQTHFDAPDLAPRCAKILLADLAGCERIRLAGTEEGLAFEQARNINLSLLALGSCIEAVATRGRGSSRPIPEFRNSTLTKLLKDYIGGNSISTMMVTISPSERDANLSVQTLRFADRAKQITTHAHVNTVDPQQAKQDGSELGDRWRDEYLRKKEALYAEYQLKGTIEKLLARIAELEARLRECADDEVALHLTTEIEELQKALTEADYQMGLQRQILYGEFLLLEDELRELNTKMQEMKEEHEEAMEGILGEEAGRFEEMKRGYETRLRALQSESDAALAASTDEIAALRRLVAELQERLAAKETECADLAGRLSALQVKYDADTCAAERARSELEAQLAESEKQVGELAERQTQIMLEEETLKATVERLNADMESTEETLQETSAKLADTEETLQETSAKLADTEEMRAAEIASLTEQLGVAHSLAEQHCAYMNQLMAYVNAAYNVTLDGMTELQATALADMLRQCDYVLRSVAQAASDEVEHVKEMYNTVAGNYKETAARFDILRRILGKIDQDVKEASVEIDAPERRQTGSLNPTPRRLGDVSNRENSIERKAAMS; encoded by the coding sequence ATGCGCCGCGCGGAGGCGATTAAGCACAACAACCGCGTGaacgtgtacgtgcgcgtgcgcgcgttccGCGAAGACGAGACGAGCGGGGACATGGGTCAGCTGGCGGTGAACATGGACGACAGCGCTGTGGAGGTGACGGTGCCGAAGAAGGGCCGCTTCACGTTTGGGTTCGACGGCTGCTTCTGGAGCAACGACCGTGCGTGCCCGTCTGGAaaggcgtcggcgtcgcagGAGGACGTGTTCGACGAGGTCGGGCGGCCGCTTGTGGAGAACGCGCTGGCGGGGTACAACGCTGCCGTGATGGCGTACGGGCAGACGGGGAGCGGGAAGACGTACACGTCGTTCGGGCCGCCGGGGTCGATCGGGACGTCGCAGGAGGGCCTGATTCCGCGCGTATGCAACATGATCTTCTCGCGCGCGGCAAACAGCGCGCAGAAGGGCGTGACGTACACGGTGTCTGCGTCGATGCTGGAGGTGTACCTGGAGGACGTGTTCGACCTGCTGAACCACCGCAAGCAGCTGAGTGTGCGGAACGACTTCACGAGCAACACGTTCAGCGTTGTTGGGCAGAAGACGGTGCCCGTGAACAGCTACATGGACGTGCTTGCGGTGCTGAACAAGGCGGAGCCGTTGCGGACGTTCGCGGCGACGAACATCCACGACCACTcatcgcgcgcgcacacgctaTTCATGCTGGAGGTGCAGACGCACTTCGACGCGCCGGATCTTGCACCGCGGTGCGCGAAGATCCTGCTTGCGGATCTCGCGGGGTGCGAGCGGATCCGGCTTGCGGggacggaggaggggcttGCGTTCGAGCAGGCGCGCAACATCAacctgtcgctgctggcgctggggTCGTGCATCGAGGCGGTTGCGACGCGTGGGCGGGGCAGCTCGCGGCCGATCCCGGAGTTTCGCAACAGCACGCTGACGAAGCTGCTGAAGGACTACATTGGCGGGAACAGCATCTCGACGATGATGGTGACGATCTCGCCGAGCGAGCGCGACGCGAACCTGTCTGTGCAGACGCTGCGGTTTGCTGACCGCGCGAAGCAGATcacgacgcacgcgcacgtgaaCACGGTGGACCCGCAGCAGGCGAAGCAGGACGGGAGCGAGCTGGGCGACCGGTGGCGCGACGAGTACCTGCGgaagaaggaggcgctgtACGCAGAGTACCAGCTCAAGGGGACCATCGAGAAGCTGCTTGCACGGATCGCGGAACTGGAGGCGAGGCTGCGTGAGTGCGCGGACGACGAGGTTGCGCTGCACCTGACGACGGAgatcgaggagctgcagaaggcgctgaCGGAGGCGGACTACCAGAtggggctgcagcggcagatcCTGTACGGCGAgttcctgctgctggaggacgagctgcgcgagctaAATACGAAGATGCAGGAGATGAAGGAGGAgcacgaggaggcgatggaggggATTCTTGGCGAGGAGGCCGGGCGGTTCGAGGAGATGAAGCGCGGCTACGagacgcggctgcgcgcgctgcagagcgagagcgacgctGCGCTTGCTGCGTCCACGGACGAgatcgctgcgctgcggcgcctggtggcggagctgcaggagcgcctcgCGGCAAAGGAGACAGAGTGCGCAGACCTTGCGGGCCGGCTGAGTGCGCTGCAGGTAAAGTACGACGCGgacacctgcgccgccgagcgcgcgcgcagtgAGCTGGAAGCACAGCTGGCGGAGTCGGAGAAGCAGGTGggcgagctggcggagcgccaGACCCAGATCATGCTCGAAGAAGAGACGCTAAAGGCTACCGTGGAGCGGCTGAACGCGGATATGGAGagcaccgaggagacgctgcaggagacgtccgccaagctcgcagacaccgaggagacgctgcaggagacgtctgccaagctcgccgacaccgaggagatGCGTGCAGCGGAGATCGCGTCGTTGACGGAACAGCTGGGCGTGGCGCACAGTTTGGCTGAGCAGCACTGCGCGTACATGAATCAGCTGATGGCGTACGTGAACGCAGCATACAACGTTACTCTGGATGGGATGACGGAGTTGCAGGCGACGGCACTGGCCGATATGCTTAGGCAGTGCGACTATGTGCTTCGCTCTGTGGCGCAGGCTGCCAGTGACGAGGTGGAGCACGTAAAGGAGATGTACAATACGGTCGCTGGCAACTACAAggagacggcagcgcgcttcGATATACTGCGCCGCATTCTGGGAAAGATCGATCAGGATGTCAAGGAGGCGAGCGTGGAGATCGACGCCccggagcggcggcagaccgGCTCCTTAAACCCGACACCGCGGCGCTTGGGTGACGTGTCGAACCGCGAGAACAGCATCGAGCGGAAGGCAGCCATGTCTTAG